The Elusimicrobiota bacterium genome includes a region encoding these proteins:
- the queC_1 gene encoding 7-cyano-7-deazaguanine synthase, producing the protein MTSKKRMGVLFSGGMDSSILLNQMLQNGYEVWPIYLECGLPWEKTELAWAKKFLRTHKSKNLKPLIRLRLSLEGAYKNNWSFKGPPPGAHSADSDVFLPARNLILLVKAFLALSSKNIWSLSMAILKGNPFPDARKRFLHSVENILSQSFHHPIKIETPFRLFTKKSLLKSNRNLPLHLTYSCIDPQGMMHCGTCNKCMERRVAFSLNRIPDKTPYKNSIFFKKSI; encoded by the coding sequence ATGACATCAAAGAAAAGAATGGGGGTTCTATTCTCCGGAGGAATGGATAGTTCAATTCTATTGAATCAAATGCTTCAAAATGGGTATGAGGTTTGGCCAATTTACCTCGAATGCGGACTTCCGTGGGAAAAAACCGAACTGGCCTGGGCGAAGAAATTCTTACGAACACATAAATCTAAAAATCTAAAACCGCTCATCCGGCTTCGACTTTCGCTTGAAGGCGCCTATAAAAACAATTGGAGTTTTAAAGGCCCCCCCCCTGGAGCACATAGCGCGGATAGCGATGTCTTTCTTCCCGCTCGCAACCTGATCCTTCTTGTAAAAGCTTTCTTGGCTTTGTCTTCAAAAAACATTTGGAGTTTGTCGATGGCTATTTTGAAAGGGAATCCATTTCCAGATGCCAGAAAAAGATTTCTTCATTCTGTTGAAAACATTTTATCGCAAAGTTTTCACCACCCCATAAAAATTGAAACCCCCTTTCGCCTCTTCACCAAGAAGTCGCTTCTCAAATCCAATAGAAACCTTCCTCTTCATTTGACATATTCATGTATCGATCCCCAAGGGATGATGCATTGCGGCACCTGCAACAAATGCATGGAGCGCCGGGTCGCTTTTAGTTTAAACAGAATCCCGGACAAAACGCCCTATAAAAACAGCATATTTTTTAAAAAATCTATCTAG
- the rpoB gene encoding DNA-directed RNA polymerase subunit beta has product MKKTSFARIRPVIDIPQLLEMQRASYREFLQIDVPVKERKVQGIQASFMDIFPIINSDESLALEFVQYNLGTPKYTIEEAIDKDGTYATPLKAVLRLVHRQPSGKPKVLTEQEVYLCELPLMTDTASFIINGAERVVVSQLHRSPGVIFEEDDEKNISSYGKNLFYARIIPYRGAWVEFEFDLNNAIFVRIDKKRKFPATTLLRAAGIETNAQILELFYNIETLPVEGGNLAGRILADDVVEADTGEVLLEANTEISKEAALRFQEKKIKSVKVIVTDPALNDIAIRNTLLKDPVRSRKEAIHTIYRVVRSQEFIVPEQAENYLDTLLFKSIRHYDFTKVGRFKINRKLLPLYSTLLKKKGFGFEIPSERRRTLSLEDIIVTLQYLIALNNGLTTIDVGNEKIKVEIDDIDHLGNRRVRGVGELLENQIRMGLAQMSRMARDRMNLQDEPNPTPRSVLNTAPVAASVRKFFGSSQLSQFMDQTNPLSELTHKRRMSALGPGGLHRKRAGFEVRDVHHTHYGRICPIETPEGPNIGLITSLACFARINQYGLIESPYRAVKKGEVSSEVEYLTADKEDDYTVAQANSVIDKNGKFQSEAVACRFRGDFPQKNPNDINFMDISPAQVVSISTALIPFLEHDDANRALMGSNMQRQAVPLLVPEAPFVATGIEAAVAQDSGAALTAKRSGLVTSVWSDQVAIYTDDGEVDIYRLRKYARSNQDTCVNQIPFVKVGDRVKKGDVVCDGPSTDQGELALGKNLVVAFMPWEGYNFEDAILLNEKLVRDDLFTSIHISEFQIEARDTKLGAEEITRDIPNVGADALINLDENGIIRPGAEVGPGDILVGKVAPKGEQQITPEERLLKVIFGKKAEDVMDASLRVPPGIRGKVISTRSFIRKEKLSKKEENKRMKDIETELEDKLEWIRTQKKERFARIEQDLEDKTITSKQASDLKETAKALAQKLESEARFEAARLKENLKNGDDLPVTVNRVVKVFIGMKRKVQVGDKLAGRHGNKGVVARVMPPQDMPYMADGTPVDVVLSPLGVPSRMNVGQLLEVMLGWAGKTLNTQMITPVFDGAKEEQIIDSIRLAKDHLRKSGVREDFLPGDYCDMTLYDGRTGEAFSEKVTVGVMYMLKLAHMVEDKIHARSTGPYSLITRQPLGGKAQFGGQRFGEMEVWAIEGYGASHILQEFLTVKSDDANGRTKMYEAIIRGESVTEPGIPESFKVLVRELQSLGVNVELLRQKDGTSIQALDLTDETQKEPETSISGVAKEME; this is encoded by the coding sequence TTGAAAAAGACATCGTTTGCTCGAATCCGTCCGGTCATAGACATACCTCAGTTGCTCGAAATGCAGCGGGCGTCTTACCGTGAATTTCTACAGATTGATGTTCCTGTGAAGGAACGAAAAGTTCAAGGCATTCAAGCGTCCTTTATGGATATTTTCCCGATCATTAATTCCGATGAAAGTTTGGCGCTGGAATTCGTTCAATACAACTTGGGAACTCCTAAATACACCATCGAAGAAGCCATCGACAAAGATGGAACTTATGCTACGCCCCTCAAAGCTGTATTGCGATTGGTTCACCGTCAGCCTTCAGGAAAACCCAAAGTTTTGACCGAACAAGAAGTGTACCTCTGCGAATTGCCCCTGATGACCGACACAGCTTCATTTATTATTAACGGTGCTGAACGTGTGGTGGTTAGCCAGTTACACCGTTCTCCTGGTGTAATTTTTGAAGAGGATGATGAGAAGAACATTTCATCCTATGGAAAAAACTTGTTTTACGCGCGAATCATCCCTTATCGCGGCGCCTGGGTGGAGTTTGAGTTTGATTTAAACAACGCCATTTTCGTTCGCATCGACAAAAAAAGAAAATTCCCGGCCACCACACTTTTGCGTGCAGCTGGAATTGAAACGAATGCTCAGATACTCGAGCTCTTTTACAACATAGAAACACTGCCTGTTGAAGGCGGGAACTTGGCCGGAAGAATTTTGGCCGATGACGTGGTTGAAGCGGATACCGGAGAAGTCCTTCTTGAGGCGAACACGGAAATTTCCAAAGAGGCCGCTTTGAGATTCCAAGAGAAGAAAATCAAATCTGTCAAAGTGATTGTGACTGATCCCGCGCTTAACGATATCGCTATTCGCAACACCTTGCTTAAGGATCCCGTTCGAAGTCGCAAAGAAGCCATTCATACCATCTACCGTGTGGTCCGCTCTCAGGAATTTATTGTTCCTGAACAAGCTGAAAATTATCTTGATACTCTTTTGTTTAAATCGATCCGTCACTATGATTTCACCAAAGTCGGACGATTTAAAATCAACCGAAAATTGCTTCCGCTTTACTCGACCCTTCTTAAGAAGAAAGGTTTCGGGTTTGAAATTCCATCTGAACGTCGTCGAACTTTGAGCTTGGAAGATATTATTGTCACTCTCCAATATCTCATCGCACTTAACAATGGATTAACCACCATTGATGTCGGCAATGAAAAAATTAAAGTGGAAATTGACGACATTGATCACTTGGGGAATCGTCGTGTGAGAGGTGTCGGAGAATTGCTTGAAAATCAAATTCGGATGGGGTTGGCTCAAATGTCGCGTATGGCGAGAGATCGAATGAATCTTCAAGATGAACCCAACCCGACCCCAAGATCCGTTTTAAACACCGCGCCTGTTGCTGCTTCAGTTCGCAAGTTCTTTGGATCAAGCCAACTGTCGCAATTCATGGATCAAACCAACCCTCTTTCCGAGTTAACACACAAACGGCGCATGTCAGCTCTTGGCCCGGGTGGTTTGCATAGAAAACGCGCTGGATTTGAAGTCCGCGACGTTCATCACACCCATTATGGCCGAATTTGCCCAATCGAAACCCCTGAAGGTCCAAACATTGGATTGATTACGTCTTTGGCGTGTTTCGCCAGAATCAATCAATATGGGCTTATAGAATCGCCTTATCGCGCCGTTAAAAAAGGTGAGGTTTCAAGCGAAGTTGAATATTTAACAGCCGACAAAGAAGACGACTACACTGTTGCTCAAGCCAATTCTGTCATAGACAAAAATGGAAAATTTCAGAGTGAAGCGGTGGCTTGTCGATTCCGAGGCGATTTTCCTCAGAAGAACCCGAATGACATTAATTTCATGGATATTTCTCCTGCTCAGGTGGTGTCCATCTCGACTGCACTCATTCCATTTCTTGAACATGATGATGCCAACCGCGCGCTTATGGGATCTAACATGCAACGCCAAGCGGTCCCCTTGTTGGTGCCAGAAGCCCCCTTTGTTGCCACTGGTATTGAAGCGGCCGTGGCGCAAGATTCAGGGGCGGCTTTAACCGCCAAACGTTCAGGCCTTGTGACATCAGTGTGGAGTGATCAAGTCGCCATCTATACGGATGATGGTGAGGTTGATATTTACCGTTTACGCAAATACGCAAGATCCAACCAAGATACCTGTGTAAACCAAATTCCATTCGTGAAAGTGGGAGACCGTGTAAAAAAAGGCGATGTCGTTTGTGATGGCCCTTCTACCGATCAGGGCGAGTTGGCTCTTGGAAAAAATTTGGTCGTGGCTTTTATGCCTTGGGAAGGGTACAACTTTGAAGACGCCATTCTTCTCAATGAAAAATTGGTTCGAGATGATCTTTTTACTTCTATACACATCTCTGAATTTCAAATTGAAGCGCGCGACACTAAGTTGGGCGCTGAAGAAATTACGCGAGATATTCCAAATGTGGGAGCCGATGCACTTATTAATTTGGATGAGAACGGAATTATCCGTCCCGGCGCTGAAGTAGGTCCCGGAGATATTCTCGTTGGAAAAGTGGCTCCCAAGGGCGAACAGCAAATCACTCCGGAAGAGAGATTGTTGAAAGTTATTTTTGGAAAAAAAGCCGAAGATGTGATGGACGCCTCGTTGCGTGTGCCCCCCGGTATTCGGGGAAAAGTAATTTCAACACGTTCCTTTATTCGTAAAGAAAAGTTGAGCAAAAAAGAAGAAAACAAACGGATGAAGGACATCGAAACCGAATTGGAAGATAAGCTTGAGTGGATTCGAACTCAGAAAAAAGAACGCTTCGCGCGTATTGAACAAGATCTTGAAGACAAAACAATTACTTCGAAGCAGGCTTCTGATCTTAAGGAAACCGCCAAGGCCCTCGCTCAAAAACTCGAATCAGAAGCGAGGTTTGAGGCCGCTCGACTCAAAGAAAATTTAAAGAATGGAGATGATCTTCCTGTCACTGTTAACCGAGTTGTTAAGGTGTTCATAGGCATGAAACGAAAAGTTCAGGTGGGAGATAAATTGGCCGGTCGTCACGGAAATAAGGGTGTGGTGGCTCGGGTTATGCCTCCTCAAGACATGCCTTATATGGCCGACGGAACCCCTGTGGATGTGGTTCTTTCGCCTCTTGGCGTTCCTTCGCGTATGAACGTGGGGCAGTTGTTAGAAGTGATGTTGGGATGGGCGGGTAAAACACTCAACACGCAAATGATTACGCCCGTCTTCGATGGAGCCAAGGAAGAACAAATCATAGATTCGATACGTTTGGCAAAGGATCATCTTCGAAAAAGCGGCGTTCGAGAGGACTTCCTCCCCGGCGACTATTGCGATATGACACTTTATGATGGTCGAACTGGCGAAGCATTTAGTGAAAAGGTCACTGTCGGTGTGATGTACATGCTCAAACTGGCGCACATGGTAGAAGACAAAATCCATGCCCGTTCAACGGGTCCCTACTCCCTCATCACACGGCAGCCATTGGGAGGAAAAGCTCAGTTCGGTGGCCAACGGTTTGGAGAAATGGAAGTTTGGGCCATTGAAGGATACGGAGCTTCTCACATCCTGCAGGAGTTTTTGACCGTTAAATCCGATGACGCCAACGGACGAACCAAAATGTATGAGGCCATCATCCGAGGAGAGTCCGTCACAGAACCCGGCATTCCCGAATCGTTTAAGGTGTTGGTGCGAGAGTTGCAGTCGCTGGGTGTGAACGTTGAACTCTTGAGACAAAAGGATGGAACGTCAATTCAAGCCTTGGATTTAACAGATGAAACCCAAAAAGAACCGGAGACCTCTATATCCGGAGTTGCGAAGGAGATGGAATAA
- the rpoC gene encoding DNA-directed RNA polymerase subunit beta', whose amino-acid sequence MDAMIIDKKKDLPRAGKKKGVPSVNFSDFDSIRVSVASPSEIRSWSHGEVRKPETINYRTFKPERDGLFCERIFGPVRDWECACGKYKYIKYKGTVCDRCGVEVTEAKVRRERMGSIELAVPVAHVWYLRKAPSRIGSLLGIRLTDLEKIVYYARFVVLEDIKTDDGKVKFAARTLLTDEEYHKILQEYGDKVKVGIGADAIRQLLEKIDLPAEVKFIRERFKNIESEAERNKLIKRLRIVEGFMHSKSRPEWMVLTVLPVIPPDLRPLVPLEGGRFATSDLNDLYRRIINRNNRLKHIESLRAPEVMIHNEKRLLQEAVDALIENGARGKVVVGAGGRPLKSLSDILKGKQGRFRQNLLGKRVDYSGRSVIVVGPYLKMHQCGLPKEMALELFKPFIIRELMKRENITLKAAKRMLERVKPEIWDILEQVTKDLPILLNRAPTLHRLGVQAFMPVLIEGKAIQLHPLTCAAFNADFDGDQMAVHVPLSIEAQLEAKLLMLASNNILSPASGKPIAVPSQDMILGIAFMTKMKRGVKGEGHYFSSREEVTSAFQNGTISLHARIKVAGINKLVEDNLSPEDQRNPEKWTSWTTVGRILFNDVVPPELGYIDVNITKKEISKLVDRCYRELGAYRTSNFLDQIKKLGYTYATKAGLSISVQDFHIPSQKTELVNKAFAQAKEIAKQAKMGIITDSERYNKIIDLWTHVTDSIADHMFDQMQQQEAATLKEGQKKFNPVFLMADSGARGSRQQIRQLGGMRGLMQKPQKKLTGAVGEIIENPVIANFREGLSVLEYFISTHGGRKGLADTALKTADAGYLTRRLVDVGHDIVVTEEDCKTINGVSVGTLQSGEDVIETLEERVLGRVALDNIVDPLTDEVIIKSNEMISDEQAKKLTKSGIDRLRIRSVLTCEAKHAVCTKCYGLNLATGRMVEVGEAVGIIAAQSIGEPGTQLTLRTFHIGGTASRVIQKSQVLAKESGGVRFHGVRTLTNREGQEICVSRNGFISIRETGGKERSHYEVRYGARVKVSENKHVEKGDLLVEWDPYSLPIITEEEGTVKLEDVTEGVTLHEEKNRITGLIERKIIEHRVEALHPQVVIIGKSGKPVATLPLPVDTNLIVQDGDKVRQGDIVAKIPQEISKSKDITGGLPRVAELFEARKPKTPAVISEIEGTVKLASTPKGGLKVIVTNEDTGLQRDYNVPQGKHLVVYEGDRVGVGEPIVDGAINPHDILKVKGAKEVQEFLVNEIQEVYRLQGVIINDKHIEIIVRRMLSNVVITKSGATDFLAGEIVPRSRFILANKGVKRGEQAEAQPVLLGITKASLASESFISAASFQETTRVLVEAATTGAVDDLLGLKENVIIGHLIPAGTGFYERRLIEESEKK is encoded by the coding sequence ATGGACGCCATGATCATCGATAAAAAGAAAGATCTTCCTCGGGCAGGAAAGAAAAAAGGTGTCCCGAGCGTTAACTTTAGCGACTTTGATTCCATTCGTGTTTCGGTAGCAAGTCCTTCTGAAATTCGCTCTTGGTCTCATGGAGAAGTTCGAAAACCAGAAACCATTAACTATCGAACTTTTAAACCAGAAAGAGACGGTCTTTTCTGTGAACGAATTTTCGGACCAGTTCGTGACTGGGAATGTGCTTGTGGAAAATATAAGTACATTAAATATAAAGGCACCGTCTGCGATCGTTGCGGCGTCGAAGTTACAGAAGCCAAGGTTCGCCGAGAGAGAATGGGATCCATTGAGCTTGCTGTTCCGGTGGCTCATGTTTGGTACCTCAGAAAGGCCCCCTCTCGAATTGGAAGTCTCCTCGGTATTCGCCTCACCGATCTAGAGAAAATTGTTTATTACGCGCGCTTTGTTGTTCTCGAAGATATTAAAACAGATGATGGAAAAGTCAAATTTGCCGCTCGTACGTTACTGACAGACGAGGAATATCACAAAATTCTTCAAGAGTATGGCGACAAAGTTAAAGTTGGGATTGGTGCCGATGCCATTCGTCAATTACTTGAGAAAATTGATCTTCCTGCGGAAGTTAAATTTATCCGTGAACGGTTCAAAAATATTGAATCTGAAGCTGAAAGAAACAAATTAATTAAACGCCTGCGAATCGTCGAAGGGTTTATGCACTCGAAGAGCCGTCCTGAATGGATGGTCCTCACTGTGTTGCCAGTTATTCCTCCGGATTTGCGTCCGCTCGTTCCCCTCGAAGGGGGCCGTTTTGCCACCTCTGACTTAAATGACTTGTATCGTCGCATTATCAACCGCAACAACAGACTTAAGCATATCGAATCATTGCGCGCGCCAGAAGTCATGATTCACAATGAAAAACGTTTATTGCAAGAAGCTGTGGATGCGCTCATTGAAAATGGGGCCAGAGGAAAAGTGGTGGTTGGAGCGGGAGGCCGTCCGCTTAAATCACTTTCCGATATTCTTAAAGGAAAACAAGGAAGGTTCCGTCAGAATTTGCTCGGAAAGCGAGTCGATTATTCTGGCCGCTCTGTTATTGTGGTTGGTCCGTATCTCAAAATGCATCAGTGCGGACTTCCAAAAGAAATGGCGCTTGAGCTTTTTAAACCCTTTATTATCCGTGAGTTGATGAAACGGGAAAATATCACTCTTAAGGCAGCCAAGCGGATGTTGGAAAGAGTCAAGCCTGAAATCTGGGATATTTTGGAGCAAGTAACCAAAGATCTTCCGATTCTTTTAAATCGCGCTCCCACTTTGCACCGATTGGGCGTCCAAGCTTTCATGCCCGTCCTTATTGAAGGGAAAGCCATTCAGTTGCATCCGCTGACTTGTGCGGCATTTAACGCTGACTTTGATGGTGACCAAATGGCCGTTCACGTTCCTTTGTCGATTGAAGCTCAATTGGAAGCCAAGTTGTTGATGTTGGCATCCAACAATATTCTTTCACCGGCCTCTGGCAAACCCATCGCGGTTCCATCACAAGACATGATTCTTGGTATCGCCTTTATGACCAAAATGAAACGAGGGGTTAAGGGGGAGGGGCATTATTTCAGCTCTCGTGAAGAAGTGACCTCGGCTTTCCAGAATGGAACCATTTCCTTGCATGCCCGCATCAAAGTGGCTGGAATCAACAAGCTGGTTGAAGACAATCTTTCTCCCGAAGATCAACGCAACCCGGAAAAATGGACTTCTTGGACCACTGTCGGACGAATCCTCTTCAATGATGTTGTTCCTCCCGAATTGGGTTATATTGATGTGAACATCACCAAAAAAGAAATTTCGAAACTCGTGGACAGATGTTACCGCGAACTTGGAGCTTACCGCACTTCTAATTTCTTGGACCAAATCAAAAAATTGGGATATACCTATGCGACCAAGGCAGGATTGTCTATTTCGGTTCAGGACTTCCATATCCCTTCACAGAAAACAGAATTGGTGAACAAGGCGTTTGCGCAAGCCAAGGAAATTGCCAAGCAAGCGAAGATGGGTATTATTACCGATTCTGAGCGGTACAATAAAATTATTGACCTTTGGACACATGTGACCGACTCCATTGCAGACCACATGTTTGATCAGATGCAACAACAAGAAGCCGCCACGCTTAAAGAAGGGCAGAAAAAATTCAATCCTGTCTTTTTGATGGCCGATTCTGGCGCGCGCGGCAGTCGTCAGCAAATCCGCCAATTGGGTGGTATGCGTGGATTGATGCAAAAACCCCAAAAGAAACTAACAGGTGCGGTAGGTGAAATTATTGAAAATCCCGTAATCGCGAATTTTCGCGAAGGTCTTTCGGTTCTTGAGTACTTTATTTCAACCCACGGAGGTCGAAAAGGTTTGGCCGACACCGCTCTTAAAACTGCCGATGCCGGATATTTAACACGCCGTCTCGTTGATGTGGGGCATGATATTGTCGTTACCGAAGAAGATTGCAAAACCATAAATGGTGTTTCTGTGGGAACTCTCCAATCGGGCGAAGATGTCATTGAAACACTTGAGGAACGCGTGTTGGGCCGTGTGGCGCTCGATAATATTGTTGATCCTCTGACTGATGAAGTCATTATCAAATCTAATGAGATGATCTCGGATGAACAAGCCAAGAAACTTACCAAGTCCGGAATTGATCGGTTGCGAATTCGGTCTGTATTGACTTGCGAAGCCAAACACGCCGTGTGCACCAAATGCTATGGCTTGAATTTGGCCACAGGAAGAATGGTGGAAGTGGGAGAAGCTGTGGGTATTATCGCGGCTCAATCGATTGGGGAACCTGGAACGCAGCTAACACTGCGAACCTTCCATATCGGTGGAACAGCCAGCCGCGTTATTCAAAAATCACAGGTGTTGGCAAAAGAAAGTGGCGGAGTTCGTTTCCATGGCGTTCGAACTTTGACCAACCGTGAAGGCCAAGAGATTTGTGTGTCTCGTAATGGGTTTATTTCCATTCGCGAAACCGGTGGGAAAGAAAGATCCCATTATGAAGTTCGCTACGGCGCTCGCGTGAAAGTCTCGGAAAACAAACATGTTGAAAAAGGCGATTTGTTGGTCGAGTGGGACCCCTATTCTCTTCCAATTATCACTGAAGAAGAAGGAACCGTGAAACTTGAAGATGTCACCGAAGGTGTGACGCTGCATGAAGAGAAAAACAGAATTACGGGCTTGATTGAACGTAAAATTATTGAGCACCGCGTGGAAGCGCTTCATCCTCAGGTGGTTATTATTGGTAAATCTGGAAAGCCAGTGGCAACATTGCCTCTTCCCGTCGATACCAACTTGATCGTTCAAGATGGCGACAAGGTTCGCCAGGGCGATATCGTCGCTAAGATTCCACAAGAAATTTCCAAATCAAAGGACATCACAGGCGGTTTGCCTCGCGTTGCTGAATTGTTTGAAGCACGCAAACCCAAAACCCCAGCTGTTATTTCAGAAATTGAGGGAACGGTTAAATTGGCTTCGACTCCGAAAGGGGGTCTCAAAGTCATTGTGACCAACGAAGATACCGGTCTTCAACGGGATTACAATGTTCCTCAAGGAAAACATTTGGTTGTGTACGAAGGTGATCGCGTTGGAGTTGGAGAACCCATTGTAGACGGAGCTATCAATCCTCATGATATTTTGAAAGTCAAAGGAGCCAAAGAAGTTCAAGAGTTCCTCGTGAATGAAATTCAGGAAGTCTACCGTCTGCAAGGCGTTATCATTAACGACAAACACATTGAAATTATTGTTCGACGAATGTTGTCGAATGTGGTCATCACCAAGTCAGGGGCCACTGATTTCTTGGCCGGTGAAATAGTGCCTCGATCGAGATTCATTCTCGCCAATAAAGGCGTGAAGAGGGGAGAACAAG
- the rplJ gene encoding 50S ribosomal protein L10 yields MPNATKNDQVSKLTEELKSSAHVVVTNYQGMTALEFDSLRAAIRPYGGKYKVVKNRLAKLSFKNTGFTDLQDKMKGPSAIVYQGTDASSIIKALFKFGEQNEKFKVKAGRVFGITADTKSLKAMADLPSREVLLATLLARMNGPLTNFVTVLNEPLRSLQAALVSLAKKKEEKPA; encoded by the coding sequence ATGCCAAACGCGACAAAAAATGATCAAGTGTCGAAATTAACCGAGGAATTAAAAAGTTCCGCGCATGTGGTTGTCACCAATTATCAGGGGATGACTGCGCTTGAATTCGACTCCCTACGAGCTGCCATTCGCCCTTATGGAGGCAAGTACAAGGTGGTCAAAAATAGGTTGGCAAAACTATCTTTTAAAAACACGGGGTTCACTGATCTTCAAGATAAAATGAAAGGTCCCTCCGCCATTGTTTATCAGGGAACCGATGCTTCCTCTATTATTAAAGCGCTTTTTAAATTCGGCGAACAGAACGAAAAATTTAAAGTAAAAGCGGGACGTGTATTTGGCATCACCGCAGATACAAAAAGTCTAAAAGCCATGGCGGATTTGCCATCTCGAGAGGTGTTGTTGGCCACCTTGCTTGCTCGAATGAATGGACCCCTAACCAACTTTGTTACGGTTCTCAATGAGCCGCTGCGATCTCTTCAAGCGGCGCTTGTTTCCTTGGCAAAAAAGAAAGAAGAAAAACCCGCGTAA
- the rplL gene encoding 50S ribosomal protein L7/L12 codes for MAQVTVEDFVESLEKWTILDVSKAVKSIEEKYGISAAPVAVAAAPAAQAGAAAASEEKTEFTVMLTGAGANKIQVIKVVRELTGLGLKEAKDLVEGAPKPVKENVDKKTAEELKKKLIEQGATVEIK; via the coding sequence ATGGCACAAGTAACAGTGGAAGACTTCGTTGAATCATTGGAAAAATGGACAATTCTCGATGTGAGCAAAGCAGTTAAGTCTATCGAAGAAAAATATGGAATTTCGGCTGCCCCCGTTGCTGTTGCTGCTGCGCCCGCTGCTCAAGCCGGTGCCGCTGCCGCGTCAGAGGAAAAAACTGAATTTACCGTCATGTTGACCGGAGCCGGTGCAAATAAAATTCAGGTCATCAAAGTTGTTCGGGAATTAACCGGATTGGGTCTTAAAGAAGCAAAGGACCTCGTGGAAGGCGCTCCCAAGCCAGTGAAAGAAAATGTTGACAAGAAAACCGCCGAGGAACTCAAAAAGAAACTTATTGAACAAGGCGCAACAGTCGAAATTAAATAG